The Engraulis encrasicolus isolate BLACKSEA-1 chromosome 24, IST_EnEncr_1.0, whole genome shotgun sequence DNA window AaagactcaactgcatcataacaacattgctttgtgCCTGTTACAGATCGAGACTTGATCATTgcaattttgaggacaataagaTCCTAACATGGGCTCTGTACGTGGGGTTATTGTGTGTTTGTTACATAGCTCCCTGTCCCAGGGCTAACTCTGGCACTCGAGCTGCCTGTGACctacatggtccctgttgaataAAACAATaacctaaactaaactaaatgaatacattagattcgcctttattgtctctacaggAGAGGAATTTTGCATGAACATGAGGACTTTTATGTGTGATTTACAATGGACAAACAAGACTTAGACAAgacttagtcaagtcaagtcaagtcaagtaggttttattgtcaatttctttacatgcactggtcatacaaagaatttgaaattacatttcttgctttcccatacagacatagactaatctaggtaaggacatagacagtatagacatagacagtacttatacatggacttaagacagtatggacatagacagtgctcatacagacatttaaagtgcaagactggacaacagaagacttgtagaggacatacattaagaggtatttgttgtgcttttgtgcttttccaaaaaaaaaaaaaaaaaaaaaaaaaaaaaaaaacagagggagcaacacacacaggaaacatgaATACAGTATATGCTGAACAAGGAAAACAAGTAAACATAGATACGATATAGTCTAGTttccctacagcagtgtttctcaaaaatTTTCAGACgaaggaccactttgtcacccaaaacatgttcagggaccacctgtcaactgaattgacagttgactagTACTAATTTGACACTACTAATTTCAATGCaggtcacttactttttattcacatttcaagcctgtcctattgtggtgaaaatatgacttcagctatgttaagctttgtaataatgttacagctatagcctactgctagtttgtcttggaaaagtagaaatcccctcgcggaccacctgagccctgtcgcggaccaccagtggtccccggaccacactttgagaatcacttccCTACAGCCATAGCCCCACAGCAGACAGCCATTTTATACAGCACACAACCCTCTCTCTTGACCCttttacagccctgaagaaggccattgtcggccgaaacattttggcattttttaacagttccactatgaactagcCAAGTTTATTAaaaccaagaagaagagtgccttggatatgttTCATTGACCTGGATCGTTAgtaaaggataaccaaagagcaccttcgccaaactggactgaacgccgaagccctctgaccctttTCTTTGCTCCCCTCTTGACCCTGTCCTCATCAGTAATCAGTAATAAATGGTCTAATACATGCTCTATTTCCCCATAATCAGGATTGATATGTACTCTGAGGGGCTGGCTGACTGCATGGAGATGATTATGATGTCGCCATTCAAAAAGCCCGAGGAGAAAGATGCCCATCTCAGCACCATACAGGGCAAAACCACCAGCCGCTACTTCCCTGTCTACGAAAAGGTCATTTCAGCCTCCCTATACACTGCAAAATCTAgtgttgtatgttgtgtgtatcaaATACGGTAAATCAGACATTATGATTGTATAGTATACTTACTGCTTATTGTATGCTATGTATCAGTTACATGTTTATTTCTATATTACCACTATCAATGATCTGATATCAATATTCTGTTGTGTATCTATGCTGTGCATCTTAAAGGTGTCATGGCAAGAGTTGTGTATCATGGAAATATTATTGTGTGTTAAGTCAATAAGGCATGAGGCACAAGTCTATTTCATGTATGGTGTGAATGCAGTGTGACTGTATTGCTGATGATTGTTGTGTCTGAGGGGCGCTGAGTGTATTACAGTGCCTTGTGGGTAATGGGTCTTGTTGGTATTGATACATTGCCGTACGTCTGACAGGCTCTCAGTGGCGGATCGCAGTACCTTGTTGGAAGCAAGATGAGCCGTGCTGATGTCCATCTGATGGAGGCCACTCTGATGCTGGAGGAGTTGTTTCCAACCATCCTGTCAACATTCCCAAACCTCAAGGTGAAACGCCATTCTGTAGAATTCATTTAATCACAGTTTTGTTGAGAGCTGACATGGAATGCACCAATTTGGCCACCATAAATGTATGAATatacacagcaaacaagcagtgACCAAAAGCAGTGCTACAGCAGTGGTACATAGGGGCCTAACTGTCTACATTGATTTTTAATCACCACCAAAAACTCATTTGCTGAGGATTCCTTTCTTTCTGATGGCTGCCCAGAATAAGACAAATGTGCCCTTGTGTTGTATTGCAGGCGTTTCAGGAGAGGATGAAGGCCGTGCCCACAATCAGCAAATTCCTGCAGCCTGGGAGCCAGAGAAAGCCCCAGCCAGATGACGTCTATGTCAAAACTGTGTTCGAGGTCCTCAACATTCAGTTCTCTTTCTAACATTCGCTACCTCACTATGGGAGACGCCCGCAGGCGTGACCCGCCCACGCATCACATGCGGTGATGTTAAGCAAACACTGTCAGTATCATGGCCAGTCCACTGAATTAAAAGTTGAAGTTTTGGCTGAGATTTTCAAATTACACAAACTTTTTGTATATAATAGACCTTTGGCATAAGACCAACATTACCAGCCTACAGCTACAACTtaaataaaagaaacaaaattgTACTTTGAAAAtgcccaaatgtgtcctgttcaACTTGCTGTCATTTGCACCGGCACTCTGCAAAATTCAGCCAGACATTCCATACACTGTCTCCCTGTTTGTGAAAAATAAATGTGTTATTGACAACACGTTGAATAGCTGTTTGATTATTCATGTGCTGTTGTTTAAAGGTAAACCATGTAAGATGGTGGCGCTGGGTGgccatagtaggtattgcaactatgcagctcattgaaactgtgctgccaaggGCCAAATCATCATTGAGAtgggtcttttcatgaatattttctgaataataaaccaatatttactagtatgactaaagtacagtaagttttgcagtgcaattttctcagtcatattgaatacttagaatttggtagTGGTGTATTAAAAAGCTAGCctaacttgtgaatgggcagcatggattctgtgacGGTGCACCGTTAACAGAATGAGTGAATATTAAATCAGTTATACAGTTTTATTCTAGGCCTACTACCCGTGGTGTTCCCTTGGACTGTGTTAAAAGTCGCCATCATGCAATCGATAAGCTATTGTACTGTTTTTCAGATTTCCATTAATAAATGATACGTTTACCTGGTTGTAACGTGAATGCATGTTTTGCGTGACAGTCAGTGAATTGTTCAGTGTTTCTACAAGTGAATTAACTAAATTAAAACTTAACTAGAGTATTATTTTTCTGTTAGCTGTTGACTTTGCTTAGCTTACATTACCTTTGGCGAGCTTGCTGTCAGTCATTCAAGTGAATAAAGGCACACGTTGGCAGAAACGCCATGGCCTGCAATTCCCTACCATTTTCCATGTTATTTTCGAGACGCGATTTTTTGTTTCATTGATATGTTTACATTATCATTACATCGATATCTAAACCTGCGACCGACTTGGTGCCCATTACCACATCATGAACGTGCGTGCACTCTTGTCCTCCTGGCTGGATGTCAGCATCCTGCACGTGGTGGAATGGTTTGTCACTGTTGGGGGGCGGGGTCCACATCCTACTGCTACATAACATACTTACATACCGTACCTACTaactactaggcctacataatatgaTCTTGCACACACTTGCCATTTGTAATGTAGGCCTTCATAAACACAATGTACTTAagtgttttgtattattattattattattattattattattattattattattattattattattattattattattattagcccagGGTTAAGTAGATAGCCTATAGATCCACACATTATATACCCAACGCAAAACATGCCTAGAGTTTACCCATCCCGAGTTTAGTCAGACATCTGTGCAGTTACAGTACGCCTAAATAGTCACAAAAGAGAAGAGTATTCTTGCTTCTTGACAGTTGACAGGGATTCCCTAGTCTTTTAGCTTCTGTAAGTTTCCAGAACTGGGACCAGACTATACACAAGTTACACACAGCACATATTTACACATTATCTTTCCATCAATCTCAGATTTTGTAACAATTTGTTCAtctagcatagtgtttctttacatgacattacattacattacattgcatttggcagacgctttataaccaaagcgactttcaaaaagaggacataatcaagccaacatcacaagcaaatacaaagtacacaggagatatacagaacaacaagtgcagttgcaaagaggggttagttttttttttgtatagagCAAATAacgagtacaaacacacacaaacacacacacacaaactaaactaaactaaactaacaaacttaacagtgtgtgtgtgtgtgtgtgtgtgtgtgtgtgtgtgtgtgtgtgtgtgtgtgtgtgtgtgtgtgtgtgtgtgtgtgtgtgtgtgtgtgtgtgtgtacatctgtgtgaaaGGTCAAGAGTACTGGACTTTCTTGATCTGTGTTTGACAAAGGATAGAGCTAGAGAGtgtggcctgcacaccttgaaaggTTTGTCTTTGCATGTGCAGCTATCTCAAGAGGAATCACTCAGACTGTGGGGAAAGCTCAACACTGCTAAAATGATGGTCAAAACAAAATATTTTGAAAGTgatctacatttaaaaaaaggctATGCcttgaaagaaaaggaaaagtccTACTTGTAATCATGTGTGTACTTTTTCgtgatatttaggcctacattatttttgTTATATAAATAAAAGATTGAGAAGGAAGTAcagtattaacacacacacacacacacacacagagtagaaaTCAGTAGTGCTTATTTGGAATGTAAAATGGAAGCGGACAAGGTGGCTGGAATGTAGCTGTCTAACACTGGTGGTGGTGCACTGCGGTGCGTTTCTGCCTGTAGTACTAGAAACACACATGGGCTCAGAGGTTGTGACTGGTTATCCAAAAAGTAGGATGCCAAGAAGCCGCAGAACCATCAAGAGGctgagagaggaaataaaggcACACGGTTAGAAACGTCACAATACATTTCAATACACAATATCAGGGACTGATTAAGGAGTAAAGTATCCTGTGAATACCTTTGGGATCTCATACTTATCTAAAGGAAGGGATAtttggggcgctgtggcacagcgcactaagccccccatatttgggcttgcatgcccacacggggaccccggttggaGTCCGATcggagtcatttcccgatcccaccccgtctctctgtcccactcacttcctgctgtcaccatctcagactgtcctatcaaataaaggcataaaagcccctgaaatatatatatattaaaaggAACGGATGCTTCACCCTTGCTCTGCTTATACCAGCCACAACCCCCCAACCCTTCCCCTGACATAAGTACACCATTCTTCTGTTTTCTTTTGTTACACGCTTGTAAAGGCTTTAACATGTGTAACAGGTTTTTACATGTTTGGAGGGTgtaacttctgtcttcatcagagagtCAGGAGGGCAAAGAAGATGGATGATACACCATTGAAACATGCCAGGTAAAGGATACAACTAGGCTACTGAATGGCGtacttacagtaggctatgtctcaTAAATGAACAGCTCCCTTCTCTGCCTCTGAGGGTATAGCCTACATTACAAAATTAGCTTCTCATCCAGGTTAAATGTTATGTAAAATACCTACTGAAACGTTTGTTTTTCAATGTAAAAGCTTTATATTCTATAGTTATAACGCTTCTCCCATAATGCATTGAAAGCCTGGCTGTCGCTGCAAAATAAAGCAAGCTGATTGGTTGCGCCATCTCCAGTCTCCACCCCGTTGGTTACTCCTTCGCCTAGGTAAAGTAATGAACTTCTGACAGTAACATTCCATGCACCCATTCTAATTTCTACAAGAAGCAAGTAAGCCTACACACCTTTGGCATGCGTGCACTTTACTGTAAATAACAAGTCGAGTAGACTGCAAAACACGCCTGATTGAATTTGTCTGTGTCTTCATAGGTGCGACCCGAGCTGTTACAAAATGTCAGAGAAGGTTGTGTTGTATTATTTTAATGGACGAGGAAGGATGGAATCGATCAGGTGGCTTTTGGCTGCTGCCGGAGTTCAGGTATGCGGCGTTGCGTCTCGCGACTTCATGCGCGCACACTTCTATTATGCGAATTTCgactgtgcatttttttttaaagccttacAAGTTTTTGCTTTCACTTTGCAGTTTGAAGAAGTACTTCTGACAAAACGGGAGCAGTACGAAAAGCTTCTGAATGGTAATTATTTTGAAAGTAGTCATTCACGTACTTTAAGTAACACTATCCACATGGGAATCACTGTCACGATGAGGTTATCGGTGGGAGGAGAGGGTCTACAATAGTGTTTTTAATTGGATGTAAATCAATTAGGCTACGTGATCAGACAATCTGACTGTCATCCACTCTTGAATGTGAACGGTTAAAGAAAGCCtatgtctctcacacacagaggaatGTGCTGGTCAAGGTGTGAatgatgcgcgcgcgcacgcacacacacacacacacacacacacacacacacacacacacacacacacacacacacacacacacacacacacacacacacacacacacacacacacacacacactgcaacagccATTACTAGATCATGTGTTAACCTCGTTCTGCAAGTTAACGGCTGCCCCAATGGTGTTGTAGCGCCTCCCTAATGATTCAAATGCATATTATCTTGTAGGCACATTTTGCACTTTTTctgttttgcttttattttatgcACTGGATAGCCTTATAAGGATGGAGCAATGTAAAAGAATAGTGGGCCTATACACTGTTGAACACATGACAACTGATTTTTTGCCAAAAAAGATATTTGACTTATCCATGCATGGCGCTGTGTGGTCGTTTAAGCTTAAGTCACCCGAGACAAACACATTCATGCTGCCTGAGGAATGCATTTCAATTGCTGAGAAAAataacttactgtgtgtgtgtgtgtgtgtgtgtgtgtgtgtgtgtgtgtgtgtgtgtgtgtgtgtgtgtgtgtgtgtgtgtgtgtgtgtgtgtgtttgtgaccagATGGGGTTCTGATGTTTGAGCAAGTGCCCCTGGTTCAGATGGACGGCTTGCAGCTCGTACAGACCAAAACAATCATGAACTACATCGCTCAGAAATATGACCTCTATGGGAAAGACCTCAAAGAGCGCGCCATGTAAGTAATCCATCCAAGTTAATTTTACAAATTACTACACAAgcaattacattatatttagatTTTCTCATAAAgtgactttaaagggacactgtgtgagatttttagttgtttttcatgaatacttaccaccaccatcaaattctaaatattcactatgactgagaaaattgcaatgcatgaaaagggggatcttctccatggtccgcccttttgaatttccaaaaatagccatttttagctgcaaaaatgactgtacttggaccacactagaaaatatgtgtttattacttcgtaaactttcatgtaaatatcaaatttggcaataggcagccccgtttcaatgagcagcatagttgcagtaccttttttgaccatttcctgcacagtgtccctttaacagggcTTGCATAAATCATCATGgtcggggctctaaattaacttttttttaatcatcagccaaaatggcttgtagatgatAATCTTACTAAACAAACACATACTCTCTAATGGGTCGGAGTGGCTAGTAAGTCttattttctactagccaaactgaattttcagcagcatttggctggttggcgggTCTGTTCAACTAGAGCCCTGATTATGGTGTAATTACAAGTTTATTCATTGGTAGTGTATTATTACTCACACGGCTGAAGAAGGACATTTTCACCAAAACGGTAAAACTAATAAACGGTaactacaaatgctatgataatCCATCCTCTCCTCAACCTTTGTGATGCGCACCAACCAGGGCTTGacgttggcacctgccaaccggcgaaaaaaatgtgtaaaactTGATTGTTTATTGAGAACACGTCAGCTGCAAATttcattgcaaatgcattttctaagattcctttacacattatgtcatatttcatgtgaagctgcataacatgacaatgatatcgggggccagataaaaacggccacaaacggccctcgagacagaggttccccagccctgctcTAATCCTTGGTCTATTTCCCCATAATCAGGATTGAGATGTACTCTGAGGGGCTGACTGACTGCATGGAGATGATTATAATGCTGCCGTTCATTAAGCCTGAGGGGAGAGATGCCCAACTCAGCACCATACAAGGCAAAACCACCAGCCGCTATTTTCCTGTCTACGAAAAGGTCATTTCAGCCTCCCTCCCTATACTGCCAAAACTATTTTGTTGCCATGCTGTATCAGTGATGGTAAATCTGGCATTATGGCTGTATGCTTACTGCTTGTTTATTATATGCTATGTATCAATTCAATTTTTTATGTTATATCACCGGATTTGATATTAGTATTCTGTGGTGTATCTATGTTGTGCATTCTATAAGGCACCATGGCAATAAACTTgtggacagggctctaaattaacacctgcctactagccaaatgctgctgaaaatTCAGTTTGCCAGGTAGAAAAGAAacactactagccactttgagtcataagtgggtgggtgtgtttggctagtaagattaacatctactagtaaTTATGCCTGGTGATAATTAAGTAAGTGAATGTATAGCCCTGCTTGTGGGTAATGGGTCTTGTTGGTATTGATACATTGCCGTCCGTCTGACAGGCCCTCAGTGGCGGATCGCAGTACCTTGTTGGAAGCAAGATGAGTCGTGCTGATGTCCATCTGATGGAGGCCACTCTGATGCTGGAGGAGAAGTTTCCAACCATTCTGTCAACATTCCCAAACCTCAAGGTGAAACGCCATTCTGTAGAATTCATTTTAATCACTGTTTTGTCGAGAGCTGACATGGAATGCACCAATTTGGCCACCGTAAATGTATGAATATGCACAGCAAGCAAGTAGTCACCAAAAGCAGTGATGTTTTCAAGTTGTCCAAGAATGCATACAGATTTGTGGTACATACATAGGGGCCTCATATTTAATCGCAGAAGTACAGATACACCGCGCtattccgtgtggtgcgtctccagttgaataactcgggttcttcttttcttctttttatttttatttttttacagagcagcagaagtgtagGCACTTCTAAACGTTTCacggagacactgacgaaggcaacagccgaaacgtttgtctacacttctgctgctatgtaaaaaaattaaaataaaaagaagaaaagaagaacccgagtgcgatccactttctcactgCCTGATATTTAATCACCACCAAAAACTCATTTGCTAAGGATTCCTTCTTTCTGACAGCTGCCCAGAATAAGACAAATGTGCCCTTGTGTTGTATTGCAGGCGTTTCAGGAGAGGATGAAGGCCGTACCCACAATCAGCAAATTCCTGCAGCCTGGAAGCCAGAGAAAGCCCCAGCCAGATGACTTCTATGTCAAAACTGTAATCGAGGTCCTCAACATGCAGTTCTCTCGCTAACATTCGctatctcagtgtttctcaacaggggtgccatgttacagcttgttggcttggggtgacttgaaatttttcatgatttgaaagggtgcctcgcctaaaaaaaggttgagaaacactgtgctatcTCACTATGGGAGATGCCCGCAGGCGTGACCCGCCCACACATCACATGCAGTGATATTAAGCAAACACTGTCAGTATCATGTCGAGTCCACTGAATGTTGCTTGGGATAAGATTTGGTCTGCCCGTAATAAATATGTAATAAATAACAAAGCTAAGGAAGTTTCATTTAAAATATTACACTTAATTTACCCCACAAATACACTTTTACAATGATTCAAAATGGGTTTGCCAGATGTATGTGTTTTCTGTGGTGTTATGTCTGAGTATATTTGACATTTATTTTACGAATGTTTTTATTCAAGATTTTTCTGGATTGAGGTTGAGCGTCTGTGTGGTGAGGTATGGTCTTGTCATGTTTCTTTTACTACGAAATATattttacttttctttgaaaGAGAGGATCTGTGTCTTTATATTAAATTTGTTTATAGTCATGGGGGGAAAATATCATATACACAAATGCAAATGGGGAGGAGGAAAACCATCTTTTGTTTCTTTCAAAAAAGAACTAAAATTTTATtttcaggatcaaaaaatgagaataaattgtctgactaaggcactccaaattcaaatgtctttattaatatgacaggtcctacattaATATGTCcctgtaggacctgtcatattaataaaggcattttaatttggagtgccttagtgccttagtcagagaatttattctcattttttgatcctggaagtactaaaccttggactaaagagcacccaaacccaagaagccaacaaactatctggataagagcacgccatactctacaaactgaaattttattttatttcctttgAAGGACTGAACAGCCGTACTTCTGAAAGGACTATTGTCTTAATGGCtatttatgtgtttttttcctcttttgatTAATTTGTACACTACCCCGCCTTTTTAATGTTTGTCTATGATACAGTATATTCTTACCAAAAAAAGCCAGTCCACTGAATTAGAAGTTGAAGTTTTAGCTGAGATTTTCAAATTACACAAACTTTTAGGTAttgttttatacagtatataatagagCTTTGGCATATAAGACCAACAAGAACAGCCTACATCTACAACTTAAAAGAGCACTTTGAAACGAAATTGTAGTTTGAAAATGCCCAAATGTGTCCTCAACTTGCTGTCATTTGCACTGGCACTCAGTCAAACTTAGCCAGACAGTCCATATACTGCCTCACTGTTTGTGAAAAATAAATGTGTTGTTGACAATACAATGAATAGCTGACTGATTGATTATTCATGTGCTGTTGTTATAATaaggtgcaccatgtaagatggtggcgcagggtggcaagagaaggtattgcagctatgcagCTCATtagatctacagaggatggcattcacattggccattcacactgccctctcacacctggagaaaccaaacagctatgtgcggATGCTGTTCATCGACTACAGAtccgcttttaacaccattccccctatcaagctggccactaagctgtacaacctcagcttcagtccccatgtctgcagatggatactggacttcctcagtaacagacctcagtctgtacgcatgggCAAACATCATTCAAGACCCATCATCCTAAATACAGGCGCgctgcagggatgtgtgttgagccctttttttgtactccctcttcactcatgactgttcctaagcacagcacaaatACCATCATAacatttgctgacgacacaaccgtgattggcctgatctctgacaacaacgagacggcctacagagaggaggtggagcagctggcacactggagccaagacaacaacctggccctgaactccaagaaaacgaaggaggtgatcttGGACTTcgggcggtgtggccagggcaaccactaccaccaacccatcaacatcggaggggcgCCAGTGGAGgtagtacagagcttcagattcctgggtgtgctgCACATCAgccaggacttgtcatggagcgccaacacctctgcaatagctagtaaaaagggatcccaaaggctatatttcctgctgtctctaaagaaggcccagacATTTGTAATGTACATAAACACAATGTACATTAGTgtgttttgtattattattattagcccagGGTTAAGTAGATAgcctacacatccacacatgTTACACACCCAACGCACAACATGCCCAGAGTTTACCCAGCTTAGACATCAATGCAGTAAATAGTCACAAAAGAGAAGAGTATTCTTGCTTGTTTTTTAGCTTCTGGAAGTTTTTTTCCACCACTGAGGGActaatgtatactgtacatgtatatacgCGTTCTTTCCATCAATCTCAGATTTTGTAACAATTTGTTCTTCATCTAGCATAGTGTTTcttaacggtgtgtgtgtgtgtgtgtacatctgtgtgaaaGGTCAAGAGTACTTTGGACTTCCTTGATCTGTGTTTGACaaaggatagagatagagaatgtggcctgcacaccttgaaaggTTTGTCTTTGCATGTGCAGCTATCTCAAGAGGAATCACTCAGACTGTGGGGAAAGCGCAACAATGCTACAATTATGGTCAAAACAAAATATTTATTTTGAAAGTGATCTACATTTTAAAAAAGTCTATGacttgaaagaaaagaaaaagtcctACTTGTAATCATTTGTGttcttttttgtgttctttttttccaaATATGTTATTCATGATTATTTTGTTAAGCATTGAGAAGGAAGTATTAGCACAGAGAGAGTAGAAATCATTAGTGCTTTATTTGGAATGTAAAATGGAAGCTGACAAGGTGGCTGGAATGTAGCTGACTAACACTGGTGGTGAACTGTGGTGCATTTCTGCCTGTAGTACTAGAAACACACATGGACTCAAGAGGTTGTGACTGGTTATCCAAAAAGCAGGATGCCAAGAAGCCGCAGAACCATCAAGAGGctgagagaggaaataaaggcACACAGTTAGAAACATCACAATGCATTTCATTACACATCATCAGGGAAAGAATAAAAAGTATCCAGTTTGGGATCTCATATACTTATCAAAAGGAAGGGATGTTTAAACTTCACCTGGACCCCAGCTCCCCTTATGTCAGCCACAATCCCACCAACCCCTCGCCCAACATAGGTACACCATTCAAGTCTTCTGTTTTCTTTTGTTACACGCGTGTAAAGGTTTTAACATGTGTAACAGGTTTTACATGTTCGGAGGGTGTCATTTCTGTCTTCCATCCGAGGGTCACGTAGGTAATGACGGAAGTTACACCATTGAAACATGGCAGGTAAAggatacaacttttacatgtaTGTAACAAAAGAAAAGCAAAGACTTTACTTTCActaaaaaataaagagcaggaaactgtggcactccgtatTCTTATGTTTTACTACTTCAAAGGCAAA harbors:
- the LOC134441218 gene encoding glutathione S-transferase 3-like, encoding MSEKVVLYYFNGRGKMESIRWLLAAAGVQFEEVLLTKREQYEKLLNDGVLMFQQVPLVQMDGLQLVQTKAIMNYIAQKYDLCGKDLRERAMIDMYSEGLADCMEMIMMSPFKKPEEKDAHLSTIQGKTTSRYFPVYEKALSGGSQYLVGSKMSRADVHLMEATLMLEELFPTILSTFPNLKAFQERMKAVPTISKFLQPGSQRKPQPDDVYVKTVFEVLNIQFSF
- the LOC134441219 gene encoding glutathione S-transferase 3-like — encoded protein: MSEKVVLYYFNGRGRMESIRWLLAAAGVQFEEVLLTKREQYEKLLNDGVLMFEQVPLVQMDGLQLVQTKTIMNYIAQKYDLYGKDLKERAMIEMYSEGLTDCMEMIIMLPFIKPEGRDAQLSTIQGKTTSRYFPVYEKALSGGSQYLVGSKMSRADVHLMEATLMLEEKFPTILSTFPNLKAFQERMKAVPTISKFLQPGSQRKPQPDDFYVKTVIEVLNMQFSR